The segment tcattgatataaaatcaaagttgaaattggactagaaattagagttgaaatagGACTAGAAATCGGACTTAACATAGGTCATTAATTAAGATttgaatttaaactaatttgggcttgaaactATACTTCATATTGGACTCGAAATTGGATTTagaattgtatttggaatttGACCTAAATTTAGAATAATTCGGATtctacttggaattagacttgaaattgatctaaaattaatgttgaaattggaattgagatTGGGaacgaaattaaacttaaaattggaatttaaatttcatgaaaatatattcgctgtgtttagattggcaagaagaatgcagtatgtatttacatttttataaacggAAACTCTTTTTTGAGCCCAAAAGcagcttccgaaattgggctctctgacgaaaagttaatgactgctaatttcccattaaattggacataaaatgcaTTCAAATTAGACGtgagattagacttggaatgTTTACTTAACATTGAACATTGTATTACACTTCTTTGAATTTAGACTAATATAAACTTGAGGTTTTACTTAGAATCGGACATGGACACCAAGTtaaacacgaagttttacttgaaattagaattaacgTTTTCCGTCTCAATCTCTCACACGtgttacctcttttctgttttactttatTCTCTTTCCCATTCCCGTTTTTCCACAATGTCTTccgttttattttaagtttgctcttgctttctttccgttttttctcgttttcctattttctgtcccgtgtttcctatttcattatttgttttttttccgtttcttgttccattttttcttttttcagtcctgttttcccTCCTGGGTTTTCAACTGTTTTCTATCTGTTTCTTtggttcgtttttccttttatttcttttcttctttttccaacTCATTTTCCTGGTTGTGGCCCATCTGTCTCATTGTTTATCCCTATTGACctctttttccattttcttcGTTACTTCTACCAGTTCGCCCCTTCTTTTCGACTTTTTATGTCATGCTTTCCCTCCCATTCcgtcaagattttttttttgtttttcattttttcaggcTAGTTTCaatttctattccgtttttcgcaCTTTTCCTGAAATCTAAGTTTCGTCTGTGCCGTTTCtagtattttttctcttttttcttccgtttttccttgttttcaatTCCGTTTTACTGTCCTTCTATCTCGTTTCTATCCTGGTTCACGTCTTAAGTCGCCTTTCAACACCTTTTCTATCATGTTTTTCGTTGTCGTCGGTTCCTCTTATTATATCCTGCCTTTCTTCATTTGCTATCACGTtctgcttttcttttccgttttatccctttttcttccgttttctattctgttctctttttctgttctctgcttccgtattttctttttcttttcctccgtttctatcccgttttcccGCCTTTCTTGTTCcgttgtttctctttttctgtctgtcgagattagacttggaattatttttgaaactagaattgaagttgaaattcaaattgtactttAACTTGGACGTGTTTAAATTTGGcctaaaattgaacctaaaattgtaATTGGACTAGAAATGGGCATGCCACTGAACTTGACACTGGACATTACTTGACGCTAAACTTACAATTGTacaaatttgaacttgaagttttacttcaaatcggCTATGGGTACTAAATTAAATACGAAGTTTTATTTGGAATAAGAACATTACATTTTCTATCTTATTTTCTCCCACGTTTTATCATTTTTCTGGTTTACTTTTTTCTCTTCCCCAGTCCCGTTTTCCActgttttgtcccgtttttttgATACATGCCCTTACtgtccttccgtttttcctctttgttCTCACTCTCCTTTTGCTGTCTCGTGTTTTATTTCATTATTCATTCTTTTTCcgtttcctgtcccgttttgccttgtttttttttcctcaTGTATCtcactgtatttttatttattttttactttctttctcgtttttcactttttttctttgctttttccgcttttttgtttttaatttttactctttttcaaACTGTTTTCCgtgttcgtctgttccgtttcttctttttatttgatatctcgtttttccatttttttctgttaCATTTCTGCTGGTTTTGGCAGTCTTTTTCCCTATCTTCTTTGCTTTTTTAAAACCCGTTTCAGATTTTTCTTtagtttatgttttatgttttctttttcttttttcatctcATTCTTCCGTTTTTTGTTCCAACTTTCTCTTTTAATGTCCTGTTTGATCTCTTGTCCCTTTCTTCTCGTTTCCTttgtcggttttcttttttctctctttcgctgttcttctttttgcttttggttttcttgttttctgtttcgtatcccttttatgtctcgtttttcctttttttccatgttttccACGTTTTATATCAAGTTTTGTGTACCATTTTGTAacgtttttctttcgttttttgtcagaaaagtttccattttatttcctgtctgtattctttttctgttccgtttttctcccttttcctgaattttgattttcctctgttccgttcttcgtcttctttcttccgttttttcttgttttcaatTCTGTTTTACATCATTTGctgtctttctgtcttgttTCGGTACCGGTTCttgtcttttttcgcttttcaacttttttatcCCGGTTTTTGCAATCCTTAGTTCCTCCTCTTATTACGTGctgcttttcttcattttctatcgcgttctgctttatttttctgttttatccCCATtgccatttttttctcttcattattttttctttttttgtgcgATTTTTCTGCTGCCGTATTTGCTGGTTTATTTTGCTTCGTTTCTATCCCttattttttcaccttttttgttccgtttttctccttttctgtccttcatcattttcatcatggtttttttctctcccatattcttctttttcaatatttttctctttttctatatcTTCTTTTTCGTTCCAATCTCAGTGTTTTTTGCCTCGTCTTCCTTCATTTTCTCTCCCGTAttccatttttttatgttttccttCGCATTCGGtcacatttttctttttataatgcctgtttgaatttttactctcttgcatttttcttgtttcttaTCCCGTTTGTTCAGTGTTTATTACGTCGctttttgtacttttttctccttctgtctgatttttccgtcttttcctTGGAGTTATGCACCATCGCTAAACGCAAAATTGGACCTAAATATGAAAATCAATTGGTTTTATGTTGGACTAGAAATCGGATTTGAAATCGGTCGTGAAATTATGCTTGAAGTTGGAATTACAATCAAAGTTTAAATTAGACATggaatggacatgaaattgaacttaaagtagGAAGTGAAATAAACTtgatttaaattgcacttgaaattatatatgaaattggtcatgaaacgGGCGTTTAAAATTtggcatgaaattagaattgaatttgagcttGAACTTCGCCtgtatttttcgtttagagtgttttcaaatgtcaacacaggTTGCAAGTTTAAAATTTGCATTCGTTTAAGAGTTGTagtaatcatggacgcaaaaagggaacttgtgatacgtcttcttttgaaaaatttttgacctTGTAATTTTTTAAAGAAGCTTAAGCCACACAATTAATCTTTCGTAGCATCAAGCGATATAAGAATAtcggttcttggaaaatactcgcAAAACCTGGTCGTAAACGCAATGTAAGGAGACCGTAAGCTATCAAATGAGCAAGAGAGCGATTTCGACGGAATCCAGATCATTTGGACAAGCAACTGGGAATTTCATAATGaaccaagaaaaatattttaaaaggtgatcttcgattgattacATACAGAAAcaacgggtgcacggtttgactgaaaaactgaaaaacagaaggttgcaagagtcgaaagatgtcaGAAGCTGCACAAGCGGCACGGTGAtagtgaaattctgttttcgagCGAAAAAATGTTCCAGCTACAAGATAACCACAACCAActaaatgatcggatatatgcaacacatctttctgatattcctcggaACAAAGTGGTTGTTTAAAGGTTCCCGAATGTTTTCAGGCTGATGGTCCaggataatgttttgaagaaccatttgaatgcaccatactgcttccaacatgATTCTGcatcgtctcaccaggcgaaagctatacGGGCTTGGTGTGAGAACAATTTtctggattttatttcttcgaaagagtggcctacctcttcgcctgatttgaatcctctcgacttctatacatggggttacatgctaggcatCAAAGGATTGACtatggatactttcaagcaacgtttcgAGAAGATTTGGAATGAAATGCCTCAAGATATCGTACGTGTCAGCTGTAACggttttcaacaacgattgcgactggtaattaaagcaaagggagaaagatttgaaatGGACTAATTTAAGGCAAATGCTATGGATGTACTTTACACGATGTacccttaaaattaaaatttttgcaaGCTTCTTATTGTTTTGAACAattactttactgacagttttTACTATTCACCCTGAACACGTAGATAAgcgaaataaatcaaaaaattatgCCTTGCAGTAAACAATCATCTCGTTGAGCTCCATTCGCTAATAGATGTATATGAACGTCTACAGAATACCATGAACCTAACCAGACAACACAGCTCGGCTAAAAATCTTGTCACTGACGCTCTGTAATAATGGTAGTGCATCACTCGCACTCTCGCGAGTAACAAATTAGGtataaatacatatttttgagtGTACGCGCGAAAATGACACAATCACAAAGCTTCGGTCATTCTTCAATGGGGGGAAATGTTTACTGAAACGACCGAGAAACAGTCAGCGGCTGATTTTCGGTGTGGTCAAACACTAAACGCAAAACGAAACAATCCTATACCTATATTTACTATAGTGTCTAGTAGAGGAGAAAAATAACGTTTGTTTTACTAGATAAGCATATGTAAACATTCGCCGGATCTCCTGTAAAAGTAGACTGACTGTAGACACGGGTATCGCGTCGTGTTGTGACGCTTGAGTGAAGTGAGGTGAATCAGGCGGAACTGTCAACATGGTTGCAATCGATTTGTTTACAGCGATCGCCGTCGGTGCAATCATTTTGCTGTGCTACCATTACATAGCTCGAAAGTATCTCTACTTTCTGTCAAAGCCAGTGCCATGCCCTAAACTAACTTTCCTGCTGGGAAATTTTGGCCGCGTTATGTTTCGATTGAAGGATGTTGTATCCCATTTGGATACCTTGTACAACGCGTTCCCCGATGCCAAGTAAGAAAAATCAAATTAGACCGATTCAattgcatttttcatttttttcacaCAGAATTTCAGGATTCCACGACTTTGTTGGTCCGGTGTACCTTTTACGTGATCCGGAGATGATAGGGAAAATATTTGTGaaggattttgaattttttaccgaTCGAACTCCGGTGCTACCGATTGATCAAAACAACGATTACAGTCTATTCGTTAATTCGCTGTTCGCAATGCGTGGTCAGAAATGGCGCGATATGCGTGCCACGCTAAGTCCAGCCTTTACCGGAAGTAAGATGAGACAGATGTTCCAGCTGGTGGCTGCGACGGCACAATCGTTGACTGCATTTTTAGCTGCCGAAGCTCGTAAAGGCGTAAAACTGGAGTACGAAATGAAGGACATGTTTTCCCGATTTGCGAATGATGTCATCGCTACGGTTGCTTTCGGAATCGAAATGGACTCTGTGAAGAATCGTGATAACGAGTTCTATCTGGCTGGTAGAAAGTTGGTTGATATCTTTTCATTTTCGGTTATAATCAAATTCTTTATTGTACAATTGCTACCCTCACTGGGTAACAAGTTGAAAATTGATTTGTTTGATTCAAAACTAACGGAATATTTCAAGTCCATCATCGAGGACAACATGAGACAAAGAAAGGCTCAGGGAATTGTGCGTAACGATATGATTCACATGCTAATGGAAGTACGGCGAGGTACTTTGAATCACCTACAGGAAGAGATGGACTCAAAGGATGCAGGTTTTGCAACGGTGCAAGAATCCAGTGTAGGAAAATCTTCACACTCCCGAGTCTGGTCGGAGAATGAACTGATCGCTCagtgtttcctgtttttcttcgcTGGCTTTGAAACAACCTCTACTTGTATGACATTTTTATCTTATGAGATCTTGGCAAATCCAGAGGTTCAACAGCGTTTGTTCGAGGAAATTTCTAAAACTGATAAATCGCTTAGTGGGACACCATTGACGTACGAAGCACTGCAGAAAATGACGTACATGGACATGGTGGTTTCGGAGGCACTTCGCAAGTGGCCTGCGAATTTGCACATTGAACGATACTGCAATAAGGATTATCTGTACGACGACGGAGCTGGCATGCGATTCGTTATTGAGAAAGGACGATCCATTCTCGTTCCAGCTGTTTCAATTCAGCGGGATCCAAAGTATTATCCGAACCCGGAACGGTTTGATCCGGAGCGTTTTAGTGAGGAAAACCGGTCCAGTATTAATCCTGCTACGTATCTGCCGTTCGGCGTAGGTCCACGAAACTGCATTGGATCGCGATTGGCTCTGATGGAGGTTAAAGTGATGATGTATTATCTTCTGAAGGACTTCAGCTTGCAGCCGATCGAGAAAACACAGATACCGATTCAGGTTTCTAGAAAGGGATTTAGCTTGCAATCGGAAAAGGGTGTTTGGTTGGAGATGCAACCAAGAGATCATTGAATATTTCTAGTTCTAGTTTGTTTGGGAATAAAATACAAAACGCTATTTTATGTCTTGCTGGCTTGTGTTAATCTAGTCGAGTAGATGTTTAAAAGTCTGTCCATGAGCGAGCTTCATGGAAAAATTGCAATTCATGTTTCGAGCACTCTTTAAGTTCAAACCTATACAATCAATGAAAGCGTAACGGTAAACACTTCAAAATCCAAAGTTTGGATTCTAGTTATCGACCTGGTTATCTAGCGTAATAAATACAATATGAAACAGTGTTGGTTATCATATTCTTGTCATATAAATATGCATCATCACTTCCTGTCTGATTCTGATATCAATACTAACTTCTAAGTATGTAGCGTTTTATTTCCACTCTAttcaattggattttttttcagtattcaCACATTTTCACTCTGCCGGATTCATACTACATTTAAAGAATGAGATTAATGTGCTGGACACATATTTTTCATACAAGTATCACATACTGATCATTTAACAGATAGTTGGCAACTGGCAAACAATAAAACATTTAATAGGTTGTATCTGAGAGACTGGTTAATCAGAGACTGAAAGCAAAACTGATCGAAAATGATCAATGGAGCAGTATTGAGCAAGTGTGGGTGTGTATCGAGTTCACTAACTGCAGGTTGTTCCTGTGTGGAATTTACATCCCCCCGATCGAGTACGAGACGAAGGTCTGATCGACGTTCACTCCCGCTCGGTTATGTCAGTGATCGACTTGGCAACAGCAACCGACGAGCTCATTATTATCGGTGATTTTAACCTACCAGGACTTTTATGGCAACCATCCAGTAATGGTTTTCTCCATCCGGATCCCGATCACTCCGTTGTGCACAGTGCAGCATTACGGCTTCTAGACTGCTACAGTTCTGCCATTTTGCGACAGATCAACCACGTGACCAACGAGAACATTCGCTGTCTGGATCTCTGTTTCACCAGCGCACAGGATGTTGCTCCTGTCGTTTCGCTCGCTCCGTCGCCACTAGTTAAGCAAGTGAGGCATCACCCTCCACTAGTGCTTACCCTCAGCAATCACCACTCGAATCTAACAAAAACCATCCCCTCTGTTTCGTATGACTTTCGAAATGCTGATCACCGAAGCATTGCCGAATTCTTCGCCACTATCAACTGGTTTGATGTTCTCGACGGAAGCGATGCCGACAACGCCGCCTTGACTCTTTCGCACATAATTGTGCACGCAATCGATCGTCACGTACCCAAGGTGGTACATTCGTCAAACAGCAAGCCCTGGTTGACCCGCGAGCTTCGCATGTTGAAGACTGAAAAAAGGGCTGCACTTAGGATATATTCCAAGTTTCGTACCCGCTCACTGCGTGATCAATACATAAAATTAAACACCGTATACAAAAGAACCAGTCGGACATGCTTTAGACGACACCTGCAGAGAATCCAGCGCAATCTGAAGGTGAAACCAAAAACGTTCTGGAAGCATGTTAGCGATCAGCGCAAGGAATCAGGCCTTCCATCAACTATGATGCTCAATGGACAGGTTGCTTCGGAGCCCCAGTATGTCTGCCAGCTCTTTGCCGATAAATTCGCCAGAACCTTTTCCGATGAAATCATCTCGGACGACCAAATCTCCCAAGCTGCTTGCAATGTTCCACTAGTGACTATGAATACTCTGTGTACGCTCAACATCGACGAAGAAATGATCTCTCGAGCCGCATCAACGTTAAAATCATCGACTAAATCCGGCCCAGATGGTATTCCGTCTGTGTTTTTAAAGAAGCACATTGAAGACCTGTTAATCCCTCTACAACTCGTGTTTGGTCTATCAATCACAAGCGGAGTATTTCCGCTTGCATGGAAAACCGCCCAAATgttccctgtgcataaaaaaggGGATCGGAAAGATGTCAACAACTACCGAGGAATTTCGTCATTGTGTTCCATTTCCAAGTTATTTGAGCTTGTAGTCATGACTCCGCTACTGTCGCACTGTAAACATTACTTGAGTGAcgaccaacatggattcatcgcAGGCAGATCAACCACTACAAACCTCCTTTGTCTCACAACATATGTTGCCGAAAGTCTAGCGGATCGTGCTCAAACGGATGTCATTTATACTGATTTGTCTGCGGCGtttgacaaaatcaatcatgctgTTGCGATTGCTAAACTGGAGAGACTCGGTATCAGTGGCAGTATGTTGCATTGGTTCAGTTCGTACCTCGTAGGTCGCCAACTGATTGCGACTGTTGCAGGTTTTGAATCAAATGCGTTTCCGGCCtcatctggaatcccacaaggtagtcatctaggaccgttaatcttcctattgtacttcaatgatgtcaacTATGTACTCAGAGGTCCTCGTTTAtccttcgccgacgatttgaagATGTACTTGAAGATACGTTCCAAGGACGATGCAATTTGTCTTCAACAAGAGCTTGAGACTTTTACGAATTGGTGTAATCTGAACTGCATGCTCGTCAATCCTGAGAAGTGTTCCAATATTTCTTTTGCCCGGATCAgagaacccgtcatttttaactACAAGCTACGCGGTACAGAAATCCAACGTGTCGACCAGATAAAGGATCTCGGCGTTATTTTAGATAGCCAGTTATCGTTTAAACGGCATATTTCTTACATTGTGGACAAGGCATCCAGAACATTAGGATTTGTCTTCCGCATCGCTAAGAGCTTCACTGACGTCTATTGCCTCAAGGCATTATACTGTGGACTCATCCGTTCGACTCTTGAGTACGGTTCCGTTGTCTGGCAtccatattaccaaaacgggatgcaaaggattgaatcagttcaacgccgcttcttacgCTTTGCTCTCCGTCGTCTACCATGGCGAAATCCGTTCCAGTTGCCGAGTTATGAAAGTCGTTGCCGTTTAATACATTTGGAGACACTACAGACACGAAGGAACATCGCAAGAGCTCTGTTTGCTGTCGACACGTTGCAGGGAAGAATTGATTGTCCTGCTATTCTTGGGACGATTGATCTAAACGTGCGTCCCAGGGCACTGCGGAACAACTCAATGCTGAGGGTACCttttcaacgcaccaactacggacgaaacagctcattgactggtatacagcgagttttcaatcgggttgcattcgcttttgattttaatttgtcacgtGAAACGGTCCGTCGTAACTTCTCtatgtttttttcaacaaatgacgactaagaaaattgttagtgtttgtaattgtaatttcttgACAGTGTGTGTTAGATTAAGCTATTTATCCATCATTGGGACTATAGTCTGTTGATgtcgacttaataaataaataaatatgtaaaGATCTGAAATAAATGTTTAAACGTTACCGGTTTATCCACGAAGGGAGcatgttatgaggaaatttgtatttgttttgtatgggagccccccctcctaaataggAGAGGGCTCCTAATTCACAATAATAAAATTGCTGCCTCCTAAAATCCttacatgccacatttggttctatttgcttgagttctcgagttatgaggaaatttgtatatcatttataagggagcccccctctttaaGGGTGGAGGGGTCACGATTCACGGTAGAAAAAAtattcctgccttcaaaaactcccacagtggtcgcagtgatgagtccacatatGGAAAAAATGAGCAAATTaggatttcatttgtacaggagtccccccgtcttaaagggggaaccatagaaaaatttcctgccttctgaaaccctcacatgccaaatttggttccattttcttgattagttctcgagttttaaggaaatttgtattgcatttgtatgggagtatGTGAAACCTCCTGTCCATGGGCAAATTAAAACTAATCCCCGCACTTTATGGCTCTAGAGAGCGTAATTTGT is part of the Sabethes cyaneus chromosome 2, idSabCyanKW18_F2, whole genome shotgun sequence genome and harbors:
- the LOC128733724 gene encoding probable cytochrome P450 9f2, with product MVAIDLFTAIAVGAIILLCYHYIARKYLYFLSKPVPCPKLTFLLGNFGRVMFRLKDVVSHLDTLYNAFPDAKISGFHDFVGPVYLLRDPEMIGKIFVKDFEFFTDRTPVLPIDQNNDYSLFVNSLFAMRGQKWRDMRATLSPAFTGSKMRQMFQLVAATAQSLTAFLAAEARKGVKLEYEMKDMFSRFANDVIATVAFGIEMDSVKNRDNEFYLAGRKLVDIFSFSVIIKFFIVQLLPSLGNKLKIDLFDSKLTEYFKSIIEDNMRQRKAQGIVRNDMIHMLMEVRRGTLNHLQEEMDSKDAGFATVQESSVGKSSHSRVWSENELIAQCFLFFFAGFETTSTCMTFLSYEILANPEVQQRLFEEISKTDKSLSGTPLTYEALQKMTYMDMVVSEALRKWPANLHIERYCNKDYLYDDGAGMRFVIEKGRSILVPAVSIQRDPKYYPNPERFDPERFSEENRSSINPATYLPFGVGPRNCIGSRLALMEVKVMMYYLLKDFSLQPIEKTQIPIQVSRKGFSLQSEKGVWLEMQPRDH